The Gemmatimonadota bacterium genome includes a window with the following:
- a CDS encoding phytanoyl-CoA dioxygenase family protein — MHSQAERQINVDDRDWRALTQGERIRMIEEEGYLIIPDWISQDYLAELKAECNRLETVGRDYSEKQRGCRDPHLASPKLAELIAYEPTVRFLEELFGDRLVFIHYTYDRSEPGTPGISLHTDGQPYGSKIFGYEGSCPITVRVLYYLDDLTLDVSPFRVVPRSHLCMHADAHPYKRYERHPEEVVVPCTAGSALFLNHRTFHGTLPNRGNRSRAMLAVAYRPAWAGPIVDVEPRDPADLERMPDSVRPFLGDPSMRTYEFGVGNKPEGMSTSAPGMNPSRWERQA, encoded by the coding sequence ATGCACAGTCAAGCGGAACGGCAGATCAATGTGGACGACCGGGACTGGCGCGCCCTCACCCAGGGCGAGCGTATACGGATGATCGAGGAGGAGGGCTACCTGATCATCCCGGACTGGATCTCGCAAGACTACCTGGCGGAGTTGAAAGCGGAGTGCAATCGACTCGAAACCGTCGGACGGGACTACAGTGAAAAACAGCGGGGCTGCAGGGACCCACATCTTGCCAGTCCGAAGCTGGCCGAACTCATCGCCTACGAACCCACGGTGCGGTTCCTGGAGGAGTTGTTCGGCGACCGCCTGGTTTTCATTCACTATACCTACGACCGGTCCGAGCCCGGCACGCCGGGGATCAGCCTCCATACGGACGGCCAGCCCTACGGCTCGAAGATATTCGGGTACGAGGGGAGCTGTCCCATCACGGTCCGGGTACTCTACTACCTCGACGACCTGACGCTGGATGTTTCGCCCTTCCGGGTCGTTCCCAGGTCCCACCTCTGCATGCACGCGGACGCCCACCCGTACAAGCGGTACGAGCGCCATCCCGAGGAGGTGGTCGTGCCCTGCACGGCGGGATCGGCGTTGTTCCTGAACCACCGGACGTTTCACGGCACCCTGCCCAACAGGGGCAATCGGTCTCGGGCCATGCTCGCGGTGGCCTACCGGCCGGCCTGGGCCGGACCGATCGTCGACGTGGAGCCGCGGGATCCGGCGGACCTGGAACGGATGCCCGATTCCGTCCGGCCCTTCCTGGGCGATCCGAGCATGCGAACCTACGAGTTCGGCGTCGGCAACAAGCCGGAGGGCATGTCGACCAGCGCGCCCGGCATGAACCCGAGCCGCTGGGAACGCCAGGCGTAG